A stretch of DNA from Pirellulales bacterium:
CCATTTCGCCCACGCCACCGCCGGTTAGCTGAATGCCATTTTGCAAAATGGGCGCAATCAGGTCGTAGCCAGCCTGCGGCATGCGGGCAAGAATGCCGGCCATGATGAGCAAGCTGATGCCGTTGCCGATGCCGAACTCGTCGATCTGCTCGCCGAGCCACATGAGGAACACGGTGCCGGCAGTCATGGTGGCCACCGCCACGATGGTCCAACTAAACCAAAGATGTCCGCCGGAGGTGAGAAACTCCGCCCGCACGAAATTGGAACGCACGAGCCAGGCGACATAGAACCAGCTTTGCACCAGGCAGATGGCCACGGTGGCGTAGCGGGTGTACTCGTTGATCTTTTTGCGGCCGGTTTCCCCCTCTTTTTGCAGCCGTTCGAGCGGAGCCCACACGCTGCCGAGGAGTTGAAAGATAATCGACGCCGAGATGTACGGCATGATGCCAAGGCCGAAGATGGTGGCCTCGCTCAACTGGCTGGCGCTGAACACCGCCACCTGCTGCAGCATGGCGCCGACGCCTTGGTTGCCGGCGTTCTTGAAGAAGTTGCGCATCACCTCCTGGTTGACGATCGGGAGCGGGATGAACCAGCCCACGCGATAGATCGCCAAGAAGAGGAGCGTGAGCAGAATCTTCTGCCGCAACTCAGGAATCGTGAAGATGACGCGAACTTTTTCCCACATAGTTCTAGTCCGTTTCGCGCGCTGCGCAAGCGGTCACGAGCCCTGATCCATCGGGGCACGACCCGCGCGACTACTTGCTGGCAGCCGCCCGCTTGGCTTTGCCTTTGCTTTTTTCGGGACGCTTGACCGGCGCTGGGCCGGGCAGAATGACCGCTTCGCCGCCGGCGTGCTTGATCTTTTCGGCGGCCGCCGCGCTGAAGCGATGGGCCGAGATCTTGAGCTTCTTGGTCAATTGACCATTGCCAAGAATTTTGAGCAGTTCGTAGCGGACCTTCAAGCGGCCTTTTGCCTTGAGGGTCTCGGGGGTGACCTCTTCGCCCGCCGAGAACAACTCGTCGAGCTCGCCCAAGTTGACGCTGACGACGATCCGCGCCCATTGGTTGTTGAAACCGCGTTTGGGAATGCGGCGCACCAACGGCATCTGGCCGCCTTCGAAGGCCGGATGGGCGGTCCAGCCCGCCAATTGGCCTTGGCCCTTGTGGCCGCGGCCGGCGGTCTTGCCGGTGCCGGAGCTTTCGCCGCGACCGAGCCGCTGCGGCTTTTTGTTCTTTTTGATCTTTTGATGGACGTCGTGAATGTTCATGCCAGCGAAACTCCGCGCAGGCGCTCGATGTCTTGCGGCGACCGCAGTTGATGCAGCGCGTCGAGCGTGGCTTTGACGAGATTGATGGGGTTGTTGGAGCCGAAGCTCTTGGTCAGGATGTCGTGGATGCCAGCCGCCTCGCACACCGCGCGAACACTGGCGCCGGCGAAGACGCCGGTGCCGGGGCTGGCGGGCAGGAGCACGACCTGGGCGGCGCCGTAGCGTCCCTTGACGGCATGCGGAATGGTGGCGCCGGCCAGCGTGATTTCTTTCATGCTGCGGCTGCCGTCCTTGACCGCCTTTTCGACCGACGGGGGGACTTCGTTCGCCTTGCCGTAGCCCCAGCCGACCTTGCCGCGGCCGTTGCCGACCACGACCATGGCGGCGAAGCTGAACCGGCGACCGCCTTTGACCACGGCGGCGCAGCGGCGGATCTTCACCACTTTGTCAATCAACTCGCCACGTGTTGTTTCGTTAGCCACGCTGGGTCGCGCTCCAATTCTTGTCGAACGGTTAGAAACTGAGTCCCGCCTCGCGGGCGGCTTCGGCCAGGGCCGCCACGCGGCCATGATATTTGTATTCGCGGCGATCGAACTTCACCTGCTTGACGCCCGCGGCCAGGGCGCGCTCCGCCACCAAGCGGCCAATCGCCTGCGCGGCGTCTTTGTTGCCGCCGTACTTGAGGCCGCCGCGCACATCCTTCTCGATGCTGCTGGCCGCCGCCAAGGTGCGGCCGCCATCGTCGTCGATGATTTGAGCGTAAATGTGTTGATGACTGCGGTGGATGGTCAAGCGCGGGCGCTGCTCGTCTCCGCGAATTGTCTTGCGCACGCGGAAACGGCGGCGCTGGCGTTGCTTGGCAATTGTTTTTTCGTGGTTCACTGCGGTTTACCTTCGCTCTCGTGACATCGGGGCCGTCGACTCGCGCCAGCGGGACGTTATTTGATCGTCGCCTTGCCGGCCTTGCGACGGACCTGTTCGCCGTCGTAGCGGATGCCCTTGCCTTTGTACGGTTCTGGTTTGCGAATCGCACGCACTTCGGCCGCGAACTGGCCCACCAACTGCTTGTCGGCGCCTTGAATCACGACGTGCGTTTGATCGGGGCAGGTCACCTTGAGCCCTGCGGGGATCTGCTTGTGAACTTCGTTGGCGTAGCCGGCGCGAATTTGCAGGACGTTGCCCGAGATCGCTCCCAGGTAGCCGACGCCGACGATTTCCAGCTTCTTTTCATACCCTTTCGACACGCCTTGCACCATGTTTTGGATCAAGGCGCGGGTCAGGCCGTGCAGGGCGCGCGACAACCGCTCGTTGTTCTCGCGGGTGACGGTAATCGTCTTGGCGGCCTGGTCGTAAGCCACCTTCACCTCGGGACGATGGGCGAATTCCAGTTTGCCCTTGGCGCCTTCGACCTGGATCAACCTGTCGGTGAGTTGGACTTTGACGCCGTCGGGCACGGCAACCGGCAGTTTTCCAATGCGTGACATGATTCGTGGCTCGGCAGGCTATTGATTCGTGGTCGGTTTAACCGGAGGGGGATGCTTCGCGTTTCGGGGACTACCAAAGTTCGCAGAGGACTTCGCCGCCCAGGTTGCGCTGGCGCGCCTCGCGATCGCTGATCACGCCGCGGCTGGAGCTGATGATGCGGATGCCCAGGCCGTTGAGGACGGGCTTCAGCTCGGCCGAGCGGCTGTAAATGCGACGGCCGGGCTTGCTGACGCGGCGAATATGACGAATCAGGCGTTCGCCGTTGGGTCCGTACTTGAGGTGAATCCGCAGTTGCCGCGCGGGCGCCGATTCGACCTCCTCGAAATCCCAGATGTAGCCTTCGCGCTTGAGCACTTCGGCCACACCCCGCTTGACCTTCGACAGCGGCATCTCGACGGCAGGACGCTCGACACGCACCGCATTCCGAATGCGGGTCAACATGTCGGAGATAGGGTCGGTCATCATAGGAATCTGGATCCTCTTGCTTTGCGCGCCAGCGCTTACCAGCTCGACTTCTTAACGCCAGGAATCAGGCCTTCGTTCGCCAAGTTCTTGAAGCAAATGCGGCACACGCCGAACTTGCGATACACGGCACGAGGCCGGCCACATAGTTTGCACCGCGAGACGCGCCGGGTGGAAAACTTGGGCGTCTGCTTGGCTTTCGCGATCTTTGACTTGCTCGCCATGCGGCTTCCTGTCAATCCAGCGGTAAAGGATATTCGGGCTAATCAGAAACGGAACAATGCTACGCCGCGCCAGCCGATTGGTCGGCCGTGCGGAACGGAAGTCCCAACAGCCGCAGCGCCTCGCGCGATTCGTCGTTGCTGTTGGTGGAAAACACCAGCGTGATGTTCATGCCTTGCTGGCGGGTGTACTTGTCAGGATTCAGTTCGGGGAACACCAATTGCTCGGAGAGGCCGATGCTGTAGTTGCCGTGGCCGTCGAAGGCGTTGGGGTTCACACCGCGAAAGTCGCGCACACGCGGCAGCGCCAGCGAGACCAAACGATCCAAGAACTCCCACATGCGATTGCCGCGGAGCGTGACCTTGCA
This window harbors:
- the secY gene encoding preprotein translocase subunit SecY, which codes for MWEKVRVIFTIPELRQKILLTLLFLAIYRVGWFIPLPIVNQEVMRNFFKNAGNQGVGAMLQQVAVFSASQLSEATIFGLGIMPYISASIIFQLLGSVWAPLERLQKEGETGRKKINEYTRYATVAICLVQSWFYVAWLVRSNFVRAEFLTSGGHLWFSWTIVAVATMTAGTVFLMWLGEQIDEFGIGNGISLLIMAGILARMPQAGYDLIAPILQNGIQLTGGGVGEMGVETLIVLAVLFVGVIMGVVFITQGQRRIPTQSAKHVRGRRVFGGGRQYLPLRVNQSGVMPIIFASSLLMFPQIIFATLYQNFPNSGLLAGLNDAFSRGTSFFYNVLYIVLIYFFCYFWTAITFNPKDMANNLKDFGTFIPGYRPGKRTGDYLEKVMIRITYVGAGFLALVAILPTIVSSSLGVPFQIASFYGGTGLLIAVSVAFDLVQKIDSHLVMRNYRGLLEK
- the rplO gene encoding 50S ribosomal protein L15; translated protein: MNIHDVHQKIKKNKKPQRLGRGESSGTGKTAGRGHKGQGQLAGWTAHPAFEGGQMPLVRRIPKRGFNNQWARIVVSVNLGELDELFSAGEEVTPETLKAKGRLKVRYELLKILGNGQLTKKLKISAHRFSAAAAEKIKHAGGEAVILPGPAPVKRPEKSKGKAKRAAASK
- the rpsE gene encoding 30S ribosomal protein S5; translated protein: MAAWRPWPKPPARRDSVSNRSTRIGARPSVANETTRGELIDKVVKIRRCAAVVKGGRRFSFAAMVVVGNGRGKVGWGYGKANEVPPSVEKAVKDGSRSMKEITLAGATIPHAVKGRYGAAQVVLLPASPGTGVFAGASVRAVCEAAGIHDILTKSFGSNNPINLVKATLDALHQLRSPQDIERLRGVSLA
- the rplR gene encoding 50S ribosomal protein L18, with the translated sequence MNHEKTIAKQRQRRRFRVRKTIRGDEQRPRLTIHRSHQHIYAQIIDDDGGRTLAAASSIEKDVRGGLKYGGNKDAAQAIGRLVAERALAAGVKQVKFDRREYKYHGRVAALAEAAREAGLSF
- the rplF gene encoding 50S ribosomal protein L6; this encodes MSRIGKLPVAVPDGVKVQLTDRLIQVEGAKGKLEFAHRPEVKVAYDQAAKTITVTRENNERLSRALHGLTRALIQNMVQGVSKGYEKKLEIVGVGYLGAISGNVLQIRAGYANEVHKQIPAGLKVTCPDQTHVVIQGADKQLVGQFAAEVRAIRKPEPYKGKGIRYDGEQVRRKAGKATIK
- the rpsH gene encoding 30S ribosomal protein S8, with translation MMTDPISDMLTRIRNAVRVERPAVEMPLSKVKRGVAEVLKREGYIWDFEEVESAPARQLRIHLKYGPNGERLIRHIRRVSKPGRRIYSRSAELKPVLNGLGIRIISSSRGVISDREARQRNLGGEVLCELW
- a CDS encoding type Z 30S ribosomal protein S14, with translation MASKSKIAKAKQTPKFSTRRVSRCKLCGRPRAVYRKFGVCRICFKNLANEGLIPGVKKSSW
- the rplE gene encoding 50S ribosomal protein L5; this translates as MPRLKQKYLQEVLPALAEKFGRTNVLSLPHLEKISVNMGVGAAITEKKYLEEAQAALTQICGQKAIITKARQSIAGFKLREDQPIGCKVTLRGNRMWEFLDRLVSLALPRVRDFRGVNPNAFDGHGNYSIGLSEQLVFPELNPDKYTRQQGMNITLVFSTNSNDESREALRLLGLPFRTADQSAGAA